CAATTACGTTGCGGTGTGTCTGCTTAGTCAGTGTGGCAATAATCGGGCCGCGTTGCATAGGCTCAGTCGCTCCCCAGTGAATGGGGATTGGTTTAGGCCCAAAGCTACTAGGATGGGATGTGAGAACAATATGCCTGGAAACGCTATTTTGCTTTGGCATAGTCATTTGTTTTTATGTGATGTTTTTATGAAGTATTAGTTATTAGGTATGTGTCAACTACCTACAGTCAGTTTTTACTTTTAAAACTTTGGTATCCTCATAGCTAATTGCTTTTAACTTTACATACTAATTTCAGTATTAATAGTATTGCTACATACAATAAATAACACAGAAATTTCATAATTACCAATTATTGGGGCGAAATTTAAAGATGAGTTTAAAAATGATTGATAAGATATATTTTGTGAGAAAGTTAATATTAAGGTACAATCACTAACCTCAAATTCATGGATTCTTTATCTATTAATTCCTTACTTGAAGAGTTGAAAAATCCTGATGCCATAGTTCGCGAACAAGCGACTAGAAAAATTTGGCGGATTTGGTTTCAGCAAAAAGGAGTATACGGGCTAGAAAGGATTGACTATAGTCAAAAGTTACTGGATGCTGGCGAACTTACAGATGCAGAAGCAGTACTCACAGAGTTAATCCGAGAACAACCGGATTTTGCCGAAGCCTGGAATCGGCGTGCTTTTCTTTATTACAGTATTGCTGATTATCAAAAATCTCTCTTGGATTGTCAGCAGGTAGTGCGGCTAAATCCAATTCATTTTGGCGCTCTACACGGTATGGGCTTGTGTTATGCAGCACTAGGAAAGTATGGTGAAGCTATTCATGCTTTTAAACGCGCTCTGGAAATTCAACCCTATTCGTTAGTGAATCAAAAGTTAATTCTAGAATGTACATTTAGAATCAGCTAAAACAGCAGATAGGAGAGAACAATTAGATTGTTTTATCAATCCGTTCCCACCCTCATCAATAACAGTTAATTGCCTGAGATTTTGCCATTTCTTAAATACAGTTTTATCTATATTAGTAGTAGTATCATTGCTATAAGTAGCAATGGCAACTAATCGCTAAGTAGAAATTATTGGTTGGATAAAGCCACATTTAGTACAAACTGGATATTACAAGCAGAACACGGCAGATTTTATCAGGCTATATTGCCACTGGAGTTTATAAAGACCGCAGTTTAGATGTCAGCATCAAAATGGGTCAGTTTCAAGTTCCTAGCGGTAATCAATTATTGATTGGGGATATAGTAGATTTCTTTATTGGTTACGGCATTGATGCCGTGAAAACCATAGCAACTGGAATTACCAAAATCATACAGGTGGTAATTTTCCACAAAGACCCCAATGTCTCATTGCCCATCCCAACACAGCAATTAGAACTTTAATCCAGACAATCAGCTAATTAAAAAAGATCATCAAAAAATTACAGATTAGAGACTTCCAATTAAAAAAATATCTAACTAATGATCATATTTCGTAGGGTGTGTTAAAGCGACAGCGTAACGCACCAAAACCTTTGGGCGGTGCGTTAGGACTAACGTCCATAACGCACCCTACTTACTTATTTCAAAAATCAAATATGAACCCTATAGTACTGAAAAGCTCTGATTTATCACGAATGATTTAGCAATGCTCAAGTCTAATCTTGAGTCTTTTGTTGATAAATTTGCGGTGCAAGAATTACTTGAATTTGCTTTTCTTGGCATTTTTGAGAGAAAGCGCGAATTTGAGCTTCTTCCTCTCCCTCAATTGACAAAGATTTCAAAAACCCCTGAAATCCTAAAAAAGCTAATTCGTAAATAGCTTTTTGAGTAAAACTACCTCCAAAATAGCCAGTGTGGGTATCAACACCTTGAGGATCTCTATTATTAATAGCCTTCCGAATAAATTTTAAAGTCAGTAAAATATAATTGCCAAAATTTATTGCAGGCTTTTGTATGGCAGAACTAACAATTCCTATCTGTTCATTTCTATCATCTTTGTAATCTGTACAGTCAAAATATGTAAATAAATCTGCGGGTTGTACCTCGTTTTCTGAAATTTTAGTTATTTCTTCAAGCCTTCTATGTTCGCTATTTGAAGAACGAATTTCTAAATATTTATAAGGGTTATCTAGTGTATAATCTTTCTCATAATTTTGTTGGTGTAAATTAACAACTCCATATCTGGGTTTGTGACCAACTGTATCATTTCTATTGTTAAAATGCTTAACTGTTATATTACCAAGCCTGTAGCCACTAATTCGAGTTTGCGCTGGAAAACTAAAGTAGTTTGCGGCAGTGGAGGTAATTCGTAACGCTAAGTCTCCCTCATTACAAAAAATATAAGCTTCTTCGCAGCGACGTAAAGAAGAACGAAGAAAATTAGCTCGTCCTGGCAAGATAGTTTCTACAGGAATATCAGGTGCAACTAGCACAAGTCTACCTAAACTAAATACATTGCCAATATTTGAATTTGGGTTTTTATTAATAGATTTAACGTCGAAAACATCAGAGAGAATACGAATTACATTTGTAACTACAAAACACCCCATGCTATGACTAATAAATGATAATTTAATGCGCTTTGCAGATGCTAATTTCACAGTGCTATCAAGCTGTCTGATCAATTCAACTAAGTCTGTTACTCCGTAGTTAGACGCTCTATAACCATCACGGAAATAAGTTACTAATCTTAGAATAATTAATGTAAAAATAATTGAAGATATAAAACCAAATAAAATTAACAGCGCTGTAAAAAAGTGGACAGCACTATTACTTAAAATATCTAGAAATAGCAAAACTATGGCAGACCAAATACTAATAGTTATTCCCAAAACTAAATTGATAGTTAGTAAAGTCGGTAAAGAATATAGAGCGTTGATTAGCTTTTGCTTAAATGAACCAGACTCATCTGTTTTTAGGGGATTTTCAGATGGCCATCTATATCCTATAAAAATATACTTATTTGGTTGCTGAATATGTGTATTAATATATTCATAAATCTTTTGGCAACCTGTCTCTGTATCAGATGGTGTAGAACTATAACCATGAATATTTATAATAATTTCTGGTTCTGGGCTTGATTGCAAACTTTGAGCAATTTTCTCAATCATGTCTTTGGCTGAAGGTTCAGCTTTTTCATCATTGATAGTAAAAAAGTTTGGATGAGCAACTTCTGATAAATAGCTATTAGAATTATTTTCTTCTGTCTCTACGTTGAGTTTGGCAGTACTCACTACTAAATAACCAGGGATTTTATCCTGGTTGTGTTTTTTAAATTCGTAAATTTTATATGGTTGATTGTCTGCTAAATTCTTCTTATCAGGAGAGTACATCATGTCGATTTACCTTGACAATTTAGGTTGTACTAATTCTCTATGAATCTTTATTCTATTATGCAGCTTTACAGAGAATTGGTATAAATAGACTTTCTGTTACAAGAATCCTACGGTTTTTCATGAATACTCGCTACCGCTACAACGAAAAACTGCCCTGGGGCAGGCCAGAGCAGCATTCACGAAGAGGAGGTTTATGTATGGGGCTTCATAGTTGTGCTGCCCCAGCTTAGGATAAAAAATTCGGTATATAGTTCGTTATTACTAGATACAGCACAAGTTTGGGAGTATCCGGAAAATAAAGGAAAAATTTTCTACAAAATTGCGCGATCGCCTTTGTCAGCGTCTTATGCGATGATTGGAACAGGCTCAAGAGAAGCTTTTTTGGGTTTGTGAGGATAGTTTGGGAAAAAAGCGATCGCCTAGTTTACGCTATGTATAGTTGTTATTTGATAAGAGACTTGACTTTTATAACCTCAACCAGATAAAATTACCAAACGATACAAAAAACAGAACCATGAAACGTGTTCAGCCACTATCTCTACGAATATGTAACTCCACTAAATGAGTGGGAGTTGCTGTAGGCTGAGACTTTGAGAATTTTACTAAAACAAAAGTCAATAGAGCAGAGCTACTTTCTCCCGCAGGACTGGATGCACGCGGGTGAGACTTGGTAGTCAGCGGAGTCTTATAAACTCTGTCCTCCAGATTAGAGGCGTTGAGTCGGTTCAATTCCGGCCACCCGCACTAAGGAGGAACTTTAACCGAAGTGACTTGACAGAGAAATTGATGACGCTTCACATCCTTTAAAATTCTCTGTGGGTGAGATTAAAAGGTCAAAAAAATACTTATGAAAACAATCAACTTGGATGCTCTGATAAATTCTCTAGAAGGCTTAGAAATCATTACTGACCCTAGCCAAATAGCAAAATTATCCCAAGATTATCACTCCTTTAGCCCTGTGCTAGTACCGAAACTAGAGGGTAAAGTTGGAGATGTTGTGGTTCGTCCCGCCAATGAAGAAGAGGTTTTAAAAGTAGCAGCTATTTGCGCGAAATTCCGTGTACCCGTTACAGTACGAGGTGCAGGTACAGGAAATTATGGGCAATGCGTACCATTGCACGGTGGCGTAATTTTAGATATGACGCGGTTGCAAAACATTCTTTGGGTAAAACCAGGATTAGCGCGGGTAGAAGCTGGGGTGAAATTAGCAGCTTTAGATAAAAAAGCCAGAGACAGCGGTTGGGAAATCAGGATGGCTCCTTCCACATACCGCACAGCAACAATCGGCGGATTTATTGCTGGGGGAAGTGGCGGCATTGGTTCGGTACAATATGGTTTACTAGGCGATCGCGGTAATATTCAAGCATTACGAGTTGTGACAGTAGAAGATGAACCCCGTGTGATTGAGTTGCGAGGGGACGATGTGCAGAAGGTGAATCATGCTTGGGGAATTAATGGCATCATCACGGAAGTGGAAATCCCGTTAGGGCCAGCTTATCCTTGGGCAGAAGTCATTGTCACATTTGATGAGTTCATGGCAGCGGCAAAGTTCGGTCAGGCATTGGGCTACGCCGATGGCATGATTAAGAAATCGATTTCTGTTTTTGCGTCCCCAATTCCACAATACTTTCACGCCCTGCAACAATACATTCCTAAAGGGACTCACGCTGCATTGTTAATGCTTGCTGAACCGAGTTTGGAATTCTTGCCGGAGTTAGTGCAACAACACGGCGGTAAGATTACTTATCAAAAGCCAGCAGAGGAAGCAGGAAAAGGTGTAAATTTGGGAGAATTTACCTGGAACCACACCACCTTACACGCCAGAAGTGTGGATTCTTCAATTACCTACTTGCAAAGTATGTTCCCTGCCAATCAAAGCTTGCAACTGGTAGAGCATCTGTATGAGCATTTTGGTGATGAAGTGATGATGCATCTAGAATTTTTTCGGGTTAACAGTGCGGTAGTTCCTGGTGCTTTGCAACTTGTGCGCTACACCACAGAAGAACGCCTCAACGAGATTATCCACTACCATGAACAGCAGGGCGTGTTTATTGCTAATCCTCACACATATATTATTGAAGACGGTGGCAGAAACGTTATTGATCCTAAGCAGTTAAAATTTAAGGAAATTGCTGACCCTTATGGATTGATGAATCCTGGAAAAAGCAAAGTTCTCCAATTAAAAATCCAAAATTAAAAAATTACATATACACAGATTAGAACTTTCTGTGTATATTTGTGTAAACTTCGCAAATCTAACTACCGGGTGTTGTCATCGAAGATAAACCAAATCTATGCAGTCCAACGCTAGTTGATACAACGAAGGGAACAAAACGCACGCGAGTGGCTCCACCACCCCAAAATCGCGCATGATTGAGATTGACGGTTCCTATGGAGAGGGAGGCGGACAAGTTCTTCGCACTTCCCTAAGTCTAGCCGCCATTACTGGCGAACCTATACGCATTGTAGGTATTCGTGCTGGACGCAAAAGGCCAGGATTAGCAGCACAACATTTAACAGCAGTTCGGGCTGCGGCAAGAATTTGTCATGCCCAAATACAAGGTGATGCTTTGGGTTCAATGCTGCTGGAATTCATTCCTGGTAGTTCTGTGCAAGCAGGAAATTATACCTTTGATATTAGTGAAGCACAAATTGGTGGTTCTGCTGGGGCGATCGCTCTAGTTTTACAGACTGTCCTTTTACCTTTGGCACTAGCAGATGGTGATTCTGTAGTCACGCTACGCGGTGGAACTCACGTGATTTTTAGCCCGACGGTGACGTACATTGAGCAAGTTTATCTACCAATTCTGCAACGCATGGGGATAAAAGCAGAAGTTAAGTTAGGGGCGTGGGGATGGTATCCTCAAGGTGGCGGAGAGGTAGAGATCCGGGTGAGTGGTGGTAGCAAACTTGCTGGGATCAACTTACTAGAACGTGGACACTTGCAGCAGGTACGGGGGCTGGCGGTGGTAACAGAACTGCCTTCGCATATTCCCCAACGGATGGCAAATCGTGCAGAAAATTTGTTGCGTCAAGCACATATAAAAGTAGCTGTACAAGCTTTACGAGAAAAAGGTGTAGCACCCGGAGCAGGTATTTTCCTAACTGCTGAGTATCAGAATAGCTTGGCGGGTTTTGGTGGGTTTGGACGTTTGCGGTTGTCAGCAGAAACAGTTGCGGAAATTGCTTGTAAGCAACTATTTAAGTTTCATCATACAGGCGCACCAATCGATGAACACTTAGGGGATCAGTTATTGTTACCGGCTGCTTTAGCGTCAAAAGAAAGCCACTACCGAGTGGCTAATGTGAGTACTCACTTGACTACAAATGCAGTGGTGATTGAGCAGTTTGGCTTGGCGCGAACCACAGTGGATGAAGCTGAGAAAACGGTATCAGTGATTCCTGTGGTTAACTAATACCAATTCAATTAATGATTGCAACACATCCTTGGGTGAAGACGCGATGAATCGCGTCTCTACTTTTGTGAAATGGTATAGGTAAATTTTTCAGTAACGAATCCGCGGATCTACATAAGCATTTAAAATATCGATCAAAATGCTTGCCGTCACGACGATCGCACCAAAAAATACCATGATTCCCTGTACAGTTGGATAATCGCGTTCGGTAATTGCTTGATATAGTCTATTTGCTAAACCAGGCCAAGAAAAGGTTACTTCAGTCAAAATCGCCCCACCTAACAAGGAAGCAAAGGTCAATCCTAAGACTGTAATTACTGGTATTAAAGCATTTTTTAAAGCGTGAGAAACTAAAATCTTATTTTCGGGAATACCTCTGGCTCTAGCGGCTTCTACATAATCCGCTCGCATGATTTGCTTTAAATTTACTCGCACAATCCGCTCAAAAATACCACTTAATAAAATTCCTAGCGTGCAACTAGGAAGAATTAGATAGTACAAAGCGGTAAAAAATTGCGTTAAATTCCCATGTAATAAACTATCTATGGTGTATAGTCCAGTTAAATTTTGTGGTGCTGGAATAGTCGCGGGGAAACGTGTTCCTAAAGGTAACCAATCAAGTTGAACAGCAAAAATTAATTGTAAAATCATTCCCGCCCAAAACATCGGGAGTGAATAAGTAATGATGCCAAATAATCGTCCTGCTGCATCTAAAGGTGTGCCAGGACGAGAAGCAGAAATTGTACCTATTGTAATGCCTACAATAAGAGCGATCGCAATAGCAAATACTGCTAACTCTGCTGTTGCTGGGAAGTATTGCCAAATTATCTCCCAAACTTTCTGTCCTCGGCTACTTAGAGAACTGCCCATATCAAAATGCAGCAAGTTTCCCACATAGTTGAGGTATTGTAATCCAATAGGAAGATTTAAACCTAATTGTTGTCGTAATTCCGCTTTGGCACTTTCTGGCGCACGTCCCCCAAGAATCGCATCAGCTGGATCTCCTGGCGTTGCACGTAATAGGAGAAACACAATTGTGATAATAGTCAACAATTGAAGTGGAGCTAACAGTAACCGAGTACTGATGTAATATGTTATGGCTTTGGAACGGGACATTTTTTAGTTAGGTGTTAAAAGTTAAGAGTTAGAGGATGTTTTAAACCTACTATTGCTAAGACAAAAGCTCGGAAACCTAACCCCCTTCCCTACAAGGGAATGGGGAGTTGCAAAGCCTCTCTCCGTTTCGGGGAGAGGTTTGGAGAGGGGTCTTTAGTATACTTTGAGACTTTCCAAGTAATCCTCTTAGGAGTCAGGAGTTTTTACTAATGACTACATTCTGATTGTTTTGTATACCAAATTCTGAGTTGGGTCTAATTGGACTCCGCTCATACCTTTTTGGGCAAAAACAAAGTCTTTGCTTTGCCATAAAGGAACGTAAGGTACGTCTGTTGCTACCAAATTTTGAATTTCTGCAAATATTTTATTACGAACTTCCGGGTTTTGCTCTTGTCGCTGCTGGTCAATCAATTTGTTCATGCGATCGCTATAATAAAACGAACCCTGAGACTGACTTCCACCGTCTTGACATCCTTTTTCTATTGAACCTTTATCGCAAGATAGAAATGGTTGAATGTAATTATCTGCATCTAAAAAATCAGGATACCAATCAAGCAAAATTGCTGGATATAAACCTTTAGGAATTTGTTGGAAAAATGTCGTAGAATCTACAGCAATCACTTCAAATTGCAAGATTCCATCCATTGTTTTCTTCGCAAGCGCTTTCAGAACAATTGCTGCCAAACTACGCGTAGGTGAACTAGAAGGATACCAAATTTCTACTTTTGCTGGATTACTTTTTGAGAAACCAGCTGAGGTTAGCAATTGTTTTGCTTTTTCCGTGTTGCCATCGCCATATGCCTTTTGAAACACTGGCTTGTAAACATCTAAAGTTGTCGGTATCATACTGTAAGCGGGATCAGCTTGACCATACCAAACTCGCTCTTTAATTTGTAGACGGTCAATCATTGAAGCGATCGCTTGTCTAACAGCTG
This region of Nostoc sp. UHCC 0302 genomic DNA includes:
- a CDS encoding FAD-binding oxidoreductase; the encoded protein is MKTINLDALINSLEGLEIITDPSQIAKLSQDYHSFSPVLVPKLEGKVGDVVVRPANEEEVLKVAAICAKFRVPVTVRGAGTGNYGQCVPLHGGVILDMTRLQNILWVKPGLARVEAGVKLAALDKKARDSGWEIRMAPSTYRTATIGGFIAGGSGGIGSVQYGLLGDRGNIQALRVVTVEDEPRVIELRGDDVQKVNHAWGINGIITEVEIPLGPAYPWAEVIVTFDEFMAAAKFGQALGYADGMIKKSISVFASPIPQYFHALQQYIPKGTHAALLMLAEPSLEFLPELVQQHGGKITYQKPAEEAGKGVNLGEFTWNHTTLHARSVDSSITYLQSMFPANQSLQLVEHLYEHFGDEVMMHLEFFRVNSAVVPGALQLVRYTTEERLNEIIHYHEQQGVFIANPHTYIIEDGGRNVIDPKQLKFKEIADPYGLMNPGKSKVLQLKIQN
- the rtcA gene encoding RNA 3'-terminal phosphate cyclase is translated as MIEIDGSYGEGGGQVLRTSLSLAAITGEPIRIVGIRAGRKRPGLAAQHLTAVRAAARICHAQIQGDALGSMLLEFIPGSSVQAGNYTFDISEAQIGGSAGAIALVLQTVLLPLALADGDSVVTLRGGTHVIFSPTVTYIEQVYLPILQRMGIKAEVKLGAWGWYPQGGGEVEIRVSGGSKLAGINLLERGHLQQVRGLAVVTELPSHIPQRMANRAENLLRQAHIKVAVQALREKGVAPGAGIFLTAEYQNSLAGFGGFGRLRLSAETVAEIACKQLFKFHHTGAPIDEHLGDQLLLPAALASKESHYRVANVSTHLTTNAVVIEQFGLARTTVDEAEKTVSVIPVVN
- a CDS encoding ABC transporter permease, with the protein product MSRSKAITYYISTRLLLAPLQLLTIITIVFLLLRATPGDPADAILGGRAPESAKAELRQQLGLNLPIGLQYLNYVGNLLHFDMGSSLSSRGQKVWEIIWQYFPATAELAVFAIAIALIVGITIGTISASRPGTPLDAAGRLFGIITYSLPMFWAGMILQLIFAVQLDWLPLGTRFPATIPAPQNLTGLYTIDSLLHGNLTQFFTALYYLILPSCTLGILLSGIFERIVRVNLKQIMRADYVEAARARGIPENKILVSHALKNALIPVITVLGLTFASLLGGAILTEVTFSWPGLANRLYQAITERDYPTVQGIMVFFGAIVVTASILIDILNAYVDPRIRY
- a CDS encoding tetratricopeptide repeat protein — encoded protein: MDSLSINSLLEELKNPDAIVREQATRKIWRIWFQQKGVYGLERIDYSQKLLDAGELTDAEAVLTELIREQPDFAEAWNRRAFLYYSIADYQKSLLDCQQVVRLNPIHFGALHGMGLCYAALGKYGEAIHAFKRALEIQPYSLVNQKLILECTFRIS
- a CDS encoding alpha/beta hydrolase yields the protein MMYSPDKKNLADNQPYKIYEFKKHNQDKIPGYLVVSTAKLNVETEENNSNSYLSEVAHPNFFTINDEKAEPSAKDMIEKIAQSLQSSPEPEIIINIHGYSSTPSDTETGCQKIYEYINTHIQQPNKYIFIGYRWPSENPLKTDESGSFKQKLINALYSLPTLLTINLVLGITISIWSAIVLLFLDILSNSAVHFFTALLILFGFISSIIFTLIILRLVTYFRDGYRASNYGVTDLVELIRQLDSTVKLASAKRIKLSFISHSMGCFVVTNVIRILSDVFDVKSINKNPNSNIGNVFSLGRLVLVAPDIPVETILPGRANFLRSSLRRCEEAYIFCNEGDLALRITSTAANYFSFPAQTRISGYRLGNITVKHFNNRNDTVGHKPRYGVVNLHQQNYEKDYTLDNPYKYLEIRSSNSEHRRLEEITKISENEVQPADLFTYFDCTDYKDDRNEQIGIVSSAIQKPAINFGNYILLTLKFIRKAINNRDPQGVDTHTGYFGGSFTQKAIYELAFLGFQGFLKSLSIEGEEEAQIRAFSQKCQEKQIQVILAPQIYQQKTQD